Below is a window of Myroides profundi DNA.
CTAAATGGTTATTATCTGTGTTATTTAACTTAAAACCTAATGTTGGTTGAACACGATGAAAAGACTCATGCCCCAATAGGTTAATTCTATTTTGTACATTATCAGATAGTGGAAGCATAATCATCGCCCATCGCTTGCCTTTCCATTCAATAGCTGTATTGGCTATATTAATATTTTTAGGTAATGTACCAATATATACCCCTTCTTGAGGCTTTAATTTATTTTCTTTATCCCCCTCATTAGCATAAATAGCTCTTGTCTCAGAATCTATTAATAAGATAGGTCCATACAAGTCAATGTCCCATAGAGATTTGTGTTGTTCTGCAGCATTTTTAAATTCATCAAAATAAACATTCGCTTGTTCTAACATACTCTGTTCATTCTGACTAAAGATACTTTGGGTAAGTAAAAAAAGTGAGAACGCGATTAGTTTTCGTTTCATATTTATAGTTATAGGTGTTTAGAAACGAATATATTAAAATATCTGATTTGCTAAGAAATATTTATATAAAACACAAAAGGATATTATCTAATATCCTTTTGTATAACTAAACTATTTATTTTTTATAATGCCCATTATCAACTGTGATAGTCACTACTTTTGGAGCAGCGATATTTCCTTCACCGTGCTCACCTCCTATAAATGAAACTGGAATAGCTTTTTTAATTGTATAATGTAACACTCCTTTTTCATCTTGGGTTACTTCTACAGCGTCAACAAGATAATCATCACCGATGTACTCATATTTAGCATCTTGGTAGTTTTTCTTATTAGCTCCTATTCTAATTGCTATGGTAGCTAATCTATCATGACCAATAGGAAATTTACCATTGGCTAAAACAAAAGTTCTAGGCCTTACTACTGTATATAGTCCTGGCTCAGGTTTATTAATATTAATACTTAAAAGACCTCCTGGAAAATCACCATACTTAGCATCATCTTTTGATGGAAAAAAGTCAGTATCAGTCATTGTTATAAAAGTATCATTATAACTTTTACCTTCTCTATGACGAGGTAGATAATTCCAATATTTATAAGTTACGTTCTTGTCCGCTAATACTTTTTTATTTCATACTAAACCTAAAAAGGCTGTCAAAACAAAGAGGCTTGTTTTATCTTTTAATTTTTGTACAGAAGAAACTGATTAGCACTACTCAAACTAAACATTAAACAAGGTTTTCTTCGGGCGTTGATTAGAGAGTCTTTTAGAGTTCTTCGGAAAACTGGCCTTCCTTCCGAACAAACACTGAATTATTCCGAAGAGGTTCCGAATAAACGCATAGCGCTAATATATTTTGTTACTGAAAATCAGCTAATTAAAAATTAAATATAGGAAAAAAGTGGAACTTTTTGGAAATAAAGAGAAGTTTTTGGAAAAGAATGGAAGTTTTTGGAAGGAAGTGGAAACTATTCTAAAAACTTGTTCTTTTCGATCGTAGTTTTGCCATGTAATCAGGAAAATAAATATGATTGTATTGGAATTCTTTGATTTTTCCTGATAAACCAAGTGTTTTAATAGATACTTCACGAAGTGAATTACATTAGGCAACAACAATAAAATAGTATACTTATATGATAGTCTTTGGATTTAAATTTCTTTATATAGCAATCAGAATTAACCTTTACTACTTCTATACTTAAAGTAGTACTATGGAATAATAACCATTAATCACATCAGTATCACCGATGGTCAAAGACTTTTAATGGCATAAAAGAGAGCAATTATATTTGCTCTTCTAAAAAACAGTTATGCAATACATTTATAATTCTATTGGATTTCTCTTAAGTAAAGTATTCCATTATAGATTCAGTGTTTCACTTCAGAATATAGCTAGAGCTTTTCCCTGTGCTTCTTATCAAGAGATTGCATATTATCATAAATACTTTTATAGAAATCTCAGTCGTGTACTAGTTGAAACGCTATTTTCTAAAAGACAATTACTATATCTAACACAAGGAACTAAAGAGGATTTAGAAGAAATCAAAAAAGAAAATAGAAATATAATATTACTCCTTGGTCATTATGGGAATTGGGAATTGATAAGACAATTACCTCTATCTACTGATATACCAATCCAAGCGCTCTATAAACCTCTTAAAAGCAAATACTGGAATCATAGAATAAAAAATAGAAGAGAAAAGAATGGCATTCGTCTTATTCCATCACAAAATGCTTTGCGTATATTACTTAAAGAGAAAGATACAATAAATATGACTGTCTTTATTTCAGATCAGTTTCCTGGAAAGAATAAAGGCATAGAAGTCCAATTTCTAAATCAAAAAACTCATGTGTACACTGGTGCAGAACAAATAGCCAGAAAGCTTAATGCCTATGTAATCTATGGTGAAATATCACCTTTTGGCAATAAAAAATGGCAACTATCTATAAGTACCATTTGTCAAGAAGCTAGAGAAACAAAAGAAGGTTTTATCTCTACTCACTTTACTGAAGAATTAGAAACAAGTATTCGAAAAGATCCATCATTATGGTTATGGTCTCATAAACGATGGAAATAATAGATACAAAAAAGCCTGAGCAATGCTCAGGCTTTCTTTATTCATTTTAATCACCTTAAATGATTAGTTTTTTCCTAAGAAAATTTGGAATCCTAATCCAACTCCTAAACCAGAGAATTTCTCTCCTCCAGTAAAGTTAGCTTTACTATAGCTATATCCTGCAGTTAATTCTAAAGCAACATTACGAGATACGAAGTGAGAGTAACCTCCTTTAATATCAAATGCAAATGAGTTTTTAGTATCTCCATCTTGAGATGCGCCTTTAATTCCGACACCACCTTGTCCAAAGAATCTACCTGTAGCACTAGCTCCTTCTGGGAAGTAGTAACGTCCATAAGGCATAACTACATAACTCCAAATGTTTTTACCATCTTTTACAGTCTGAAGACCACCACCAATTTCAGCTCCTACTGCGAAACCATCAGAAATAAAGTATGCAGCTGTTGGTTTTACTTCAAAACTAAAGCTTTCTGCCTCAAAGTTATATCCAATATTACCTATAGTAGCTCCTACCATCCAGTTTCCTTTTTTAATAGGTGTAGTACCTACTTTTTCAGATAATTTTGGAGTTTCCACGTTGATTTGAGCGTTAGCAGTTGTAATTCCAGCTACTAATAATGCTGCCAATAAAGTAATCTTTTTCATAATTTTTACTGTTTAATTTGTAATCCTTTTACTAGACTAATTAGTATTTGTTTTAATAAAAGCTAAATTAATAAATTTAAACGTATTTATTACTGTTTTTTCAATAATTCTTGTTTTAGTTTAAGGAATTCTATATTTGAACTCATTAAACCATTTATTAAGAACGTTCTAGCTTCTTCAATTTCAATAAAGTCTAGATACTTATACCATCCATCTGTTTCTAGTATTTCTTTGACTTTAGTAATTCTTTTCGCAGTCTCAGAAGCACTTCTCAACACATGGTTTGTATCATTAAGACAACCTTTATGCTTAAAAGTCACATATTTTTTTTCTAGATCTAGAATTATAGCATACAAAGGTTCTTGTTCATTGTTAGGAAAGAAGCTATCCCAAGTGGCATAAGCAAGTGTGTATACACTATTCTTATATTCGTCTGATGTAATCTTCCAACGACAGTTAGCTGCTCTACCCCAGTGATTTGCATATCTTGCCACACCTTTCTCATCGTAATAATACATACTGCCTGTCTTGCTTTTATAGTCAGGTTTTCTCCCTTCAATAAATGACATTGGTATTTCTTGCCATTCGCAATAAGTGTGTTTAAAAAAATTGAATCTACTGTATTTTTTCATTGTTTTAATTAAGCGCTAGTTGATTATTTAGGATAGTAATTCCCAAGGATTCCATTTCTTTTATTGCTTGAGACAAACCGTCTTCAGTAATAGGTTTAGTAGCAAAATTCAGAAAGAATGTTTTGATACCTGCTTCTTGTGCATCTTTGGCGCTAAAATAAACGCAAAATTCAGCAGCTAATCCACATACGTATAACTCTGTTACTTGCTTATCTTTTAAGAAGCCTAAAAGACCTGTGCTATATTGGTGATCATTGTCATAAAAGCCACTGTATGAATCGACTTCTACATTCATTCCTTTTCTAAAAATAGCAGCTACTTTAGTAGTATCCCATTCAGCAGTAAACTCGGCTCCTTTCGTTCCTTGTACACAGTGATCTGGCCAAAGTACCTGTGGTATTCCGTTTAGATTGATTAAATCAAATAAATCGTTGGCTAGATGTTGGCTAGCAAAGCTCTTATGGTTACTTGGATGCCAGTCTTGAGTTGCTATAATTAAATCAAATTGCTCTTGAATTGTATTAATAATCGGAATAATTTTATCACCATCCTTTACTGCTAAACTACCTCCTGGCAAAAAATCATATTGTAAGTCTACTACTAATAATGCTTTCATATCTAGATTTATCTAATTCTGTTGTAGAACAAAAATACTAAAATTAGAAGGATTCAACCTTTTCTTTTAAAAAGTTCTAAACAAATCCTATAACTGTATAAATAGCTTTAAGTATAAACTAAAAAAGGCATTCAATTACTTGAATGCCTTTTTTGTTAGGGTAACTAATGGGTTTCGAACCCACGACCTTCGGAACCACAATCCGACGCTCTAACCAGCTGAGCTATAGCTACCATGTTAAACTGTATTAAAATACTAGGGTAACTAATGGGTTTCGAACCCACGACCTTCGGAACCACAATCCGACGCTCTAACCAGCTGAGCTATAGCTACCATTTAATGATGTAAAGTACTTAGGGTGACTAATGGGGTTCGAACCCACGACCTCCGGAACCACAATCCGGCGCTCTAACCAACTGAGCTATAGTCACCATTTAATGATGTATAAGTACTTAGGGTAACTAATGGGGTTCGAACCCACGACCTCCGGAACCACAATCCGGCGCTCTAACCAGCTGAGCTATAGCTACCATGTTAAACTGTATTAAAATACTAGGGTAACTAATGGGTTTCGAACCCACGACCTTCGGAACCACAATCCGACGCTCTAACCAGCTGAGCTATAGCTACCATGTTTCTGTTTAACGAGTGCAAATTTAGCGATTATTCTATACTTCGCAAGCTTTTTCGCTTATTTTTTACACTAAATTTATATCAAATCTTCTAAAGTATTGACTGCTAAATACCTTTCAACTGTAAAACCTTCAGCAAAATCTTTATTTATTAGTCTTCCTAGGTCCTGCGCACGATAAGTTATGCTATCTAAGAAGTTTTTTGACGTGATTGGAGTACTCGGTTCTTTAGAATTTTGATCAAAGAATTGCGTGCTATATGCCATTACAGAATCAACTTTCTGATCCATGAAGCCAGTTACATCTACAACAAAGTCTGGCTCTATGTTTTTCCATTGAATATAATGATACACAACCTTAGGTCTCCATGCCTCTTGTTCTTCTCCGTCTAAGCTAGTTTCAATCTTTCTCAATCCTGAAAGGAAACAAGCATCAGATACTAGTTTACTCCCTTTTCCATGATCGATATGTCTATCGTCAATAGCATTACACAATACTATCTCTGGACGATACTTACGAATCATTTTAATGATCTCTAATTGATGCTTTTCATCATTGATAAAGAATCCATCTCTAAACTTTAAATTCTCTCTTGCAGACACCCCTAATATAGCAGCAGCATTAGTAGCTTCTACTTTTCTAATCTCTGCAGAACCTCTAGTTCCTAATTCTCCTTGAGTAAGATCAATAATTCCTACTTTTTTCCCTAGAGAAACTTCTTTTGCTATAGTTGCACCACATCCTAATTCTACATCGTCTGGATGAGCTCCAAACGCTAATATATCTAATTTCATTTGTTGTCTTTTATTATTCTATAATTTGAAATTCTTATATAAATACTTGCTTCATGGTAGAAGACTTATTTACTGTTTCTATAAATTCACTTGATGGATCACTATCTATAGTTACTCCACAACCAATATATAGATTAACACTATCCTCTTCTATATTCATACAACGCAAATTTACAAATAGATTCGTTTCATCAGTATTTTCTTGTTCTACATTGCAATTTAATTCTCCTAAATAACCAGCATAATACGCTCTATAATATCCTTCTTCTCTAACCAAAAAGTCTCGTGCAACATCCTTGGGCATCCCACAAACAGCAGGAGTAGGATGAAGTGCTTCAACTATTGGTTTAAGACTATCATCATTTAATGTAGCTGTAATATCTGTACAAATATGCATCACTTTAGCCGCACGTTTAGAGTAAGGTTCCGAAGTTGAAATATTTTGTACGAAGGGCTTTAAAGTTTCTGTAATAAAATCAGTTACAAACAATTGTTCTTCCTGTTCCTTCATCCCCCACTCTACTACTTCTTGCCCATGATTTACTTGTGTACCTGCTAGAGCCATTGTTTTTAAAGTATTGTCCTTTATAGATAGTAGTGTTTCTGGCGTTGCTCCCATCCACAATCCTATTTCCGGATGATATACTAAAGAACAAAATGCAGTTGGATAAATATTACACAATTTATTGAATAACTGCCCTAAATCCTCTACTTGATAAGGAACATTTTCCTTTCGAGATGGAACTACTTTTCCGAATTGTTTATCTTTAATAGCATTTACACAACGCTTTACAAGATCTTCAAAGTCCTCTTTAGCTTTCTGATCATCATAATTAAGTACAACTTCAGGAAGGTCAAAAGCAATATCTTGTTGTGCTTCTTTTATAATAGCAGACTCTGCTAATGGAATATAAAATCGTGTTCCTTCAGCAAAAGGTGCAAATACAAAACCTTGTTCTTCAAATGTTTCTACCTTATGAAGAGCATACGTTTTTTGAAATAACCCTACTATTGTTTTAGAATTTGGTTTGCGATAGACAGCAAAAGGCTTTTGATCAGCGTACTGCTTTGCTAAGCATTTAAATAAATACATCTTTTATGTTGATTTGTTTTTCTGTGCTTTTGTTACTTTGTTTTTGCTCCACGAATTACACTCTTAAATTTACATCATCCTCATCACAAAAGACCAAAATAACAAAATCACTTTAATTATTTATCGATAACGATATTTGTAATCTTACAGATAGATACCAATACATCATTCTCATCTGTTATTCTTATTTCCCATAAGTGCAGTGTGCGTCCTCTGTGTAATAATCTAGCTGTTCCGATTACATAGCCAGAACGCTTACTCTTAACGTGATTAGCAGAAATCTCAATCCCTCTTATCTCTTGCTTACTAGGATCGATTAACATTAAAGAAGCTCCGCTACCTAAACTTTCTGCTAAAGCTACAGAGGCCCCTCCATGTAAGAGTCCCATAGGTTGGTGTACCCTTGGATTAACAGGCATTTTTGCTACTAAGAAGTCAGGTCCTGCATCTATATATTCTATTTCTAATGTTTCCATCAGTGTATTCTTACACACCTTAGCATACATGGCTAATAACTCTTCTTTATTAAAGTCTTTCATATTCTTTTTGCTCATTGTTTGTTAGAAGTTTAAAAACATAGGTCAAGCGATAGTTTAACTAGAAGAATTGAGTTTAAAAAATCGCTGTTTAAATATACTCCTCCAAAATTATAGATTAATAACTAAAACTATTGAAATAATAGCTCTAATCCCTATTATTTATCATATGAGGTTCATCTAGTGGGATTAAAATTAAAAGAAAATAACTCTTGATTTCTTAAAAATATTATAATTGTTTTGAATTTGGCTTAGTCAGCATTTTTAATGACTTCTATCAGTTAGTTCTATCCTATTTTTTTAGTAATTTTACCTCCTTGATTATAACGATACTATTTACAACAAAATAATGGAAGATATCCAACAAGAAGTTTTCAATGCATACGAAGTCATCAAAAATGGCGGAATTATATTATACCCTACTGATACTGTATGGGGAATAGGATGTGATGCAAATAACCCTGAAGCTATCAAAAAAATATATGCACTTAAGAAACGTGCAGAATCAAAAAGTATGATTGTCTTAGTAAATGAGAGAATATTCCACAGAGTATTCAATTCTCCACCAGCTGTGACGTGGGATATCTTAGACTGCAGTGAGAAACCTACTACTTTAATCTTAGACAACCCTAAGTATGTAGCTAAAGAAGTAGTATCAGCTGATAACTCTTTAGGAGTTCGTATTGTAGAAGAACCTTTTTGCTTTAGATTAATTGAAAAAATGAAATCACCTTTGGTTTCTACTTCAGCTAATATTAGTGGAGAACCTTCTCCTGCTAACTTTAGCGAAATTAGTAAAGAGATTATCGAGGGAGTTGATTATGTAGTTAACCTACGTCAAAAGGATACAAAGCCTGCAAAACCTTCTACAATTATTAAATTAAAAGATAATAGCCTAGTTACTATCATTAGAAAATAGTATCTCCTATTGAATATATTATGACTGAAACCCCAATATATAAAGAAGCCATTACACATCCTATATTTGACTATATCTCTAAAGCAGCAGAAAGTTTAAATGTAGATAGCTATGTAATTGGTGGATTTGTAAGAGATTTTTTATTAAAAAGAGATTCTAAAAAAGATATTGATATCGTTGCTGTAGGTAGTGGTATCGAATTAGCTTTAAAAGTATCTGAATTACTTCCTAACAAACCTAAAGTACAAGTTTTTAAAAACTACGGGACGGCAATGTTGCGTTATGATGACATTGATATTGAGTTTGTTGGAGCAAGAAAAGAGTCATATCACTTCGACAGTAGAAAGCCTGTTGTAGAAGATGGTACATTAGAAGACGACCAGAATAGACGTGACTTTACTATCAATGCCTTAGCAATATCTCTTAAGAAAGAAACTTATGGAGAGTTAGTAGACCCTTTTAATGGGGTTGCTGATTTAGCTAATAAAATTATTCGCACTCCTCTAGATCCAGATATTACGTATTCTGATGATCCATTGCGTATGATGAGAGCCATTCGCTTTGCAACTCAACTAGATTTTATGATAGAACAAAATTCTCTTGATTCTATCACTGCTAATCACAAGAGATTAGAGATTATCTCTGGAGAGCGTATCGTAGATGAGCTAAATAAGATATTAATGTCTAAAAAGCCTTCTAAAGGATTCTTATTACTTTATAAAACAGGTTTACTTGATTTAATTTTACCTGAGCTTACTGCTCTTAACCAAGTAGAAGAAATAGAAGGACATACACATAAAAATAACTTTTATCACTCTCTAGAAGTAGTAGATAATATCTGCCCTAATACAGATGACTTATGGCTTAGATGGTCTGCCTTACTTCACGATATTGGAAAAGCTCCTACTAAGCGCTTTTCTAAAAAACAGGGATGGACATTCCATGGACATGAATTCCTTGGTGGTAAAATGGTAAAAAAGATCTTTATGAGATTACATATGCCATTAAACCAGAAGATGAAATTCGTACAGAAAATGGTCATCATGAGTTCAAGACCTATTGTTCTTGCTCAAAAAGAAGTAACTGACTCAGCTGTAAGAAGATTAGTATTCGATGCAGGGGAAAATGTAGAAGATTTAATGATTCTATGTGAAGCTGATATTACTACTAAAAACCCTTCTAAGTTTAAGAAATATCACAACAACTTTAAAATAGTTAGAGATAAAATAGTTGAAGTGGAAGAACGCGATCACGTACGTAACTTTCAACCTCCTATTACTGGAGAAGAGATTATGGCGATTTATGACCTTAAACCATGTCGAGAAATCGGTATGATTAAAGAAGCTATCAAAGAGGCTATTTTAGAAGGTGTTATTCCTAATGAATACGATGCGGCTTTTGAATTCATGAAAGCTAAAGCGTCTAAAATGGGACTTGAAATTGTAAATAAATAATAAAAATAATGAGAAACTATTTTTTGCCATTAGCTAAAGTATCTCTTGTACTAGTTTATCTAGTAATCTTTGCAGGTGCAGCAGTAAGAATGACAGGCTCAGGAATGGGATGTCCGGATTGGCCAAAGTGTTTTGGATATTACATCCCTCCTACAGAAGAACAAACTATCACGTGGGAACCGAATAGAGAATACGAAAAAGGACAAATGATCATACATGATCAAAGTCTGTGGAGAGCAAAAGAAACTTTTACAACCACAGATACCTATAATGAAAGTCATTGGGATAAATATACTCGTCATGATTATGCTGAGTTTAATGCTAAACACACTTGGACCGAATATGTAAATAGACTTTGTGGTGCATTAGCAGGATTAGCTTGTCTAGCAATGGCTATAGCTTCATTTTCTTTCTGGAGAGACCGCAAAGGTTTAGTATTAGCGTCTTGGTTAGTTGTATTCTTAATGGGATTCCAAGCTTGGTTAGGTGCTACTGTAGTATACTCAGTACTAAACCCTATCAAGATTACAGTACACATGGTAATGGCTTTAGTTATTGTTGCTATTATTATCGGAATCATTAAAAGTGCTAAAAAAGAAACTGAAATTAAAAAGTACAACGGTACATTTAGAAGTTTATTGGTAGTTTCTCTTATTTTCACGCTTGTACAAGTAGTTTTAGGAACACAGGTACGTGAATTTATTGACGAACAGGTACAAGCAGGTATAGGGAATGAATATTTATGGTTAAATAATCCTACTGTAGAATTCTATATCCACCGTAGTTTCTCTTTCATAGTAATGTTTTTGAATATGTATCTGTTTTATATTAACAGAAGATCTAATTTAGGTTTCGATAAGATGAAATGGGTAATGGTACTATTAATTCTAGAGATATTCACTGGTATTATGATGTATTACGTTCATTTCCCATTCGGAACTCAAGCAGCTCACCTAGTATTAGCGTCTATCCTTTTTGGAGTTCAATTCCAATTAATTTTAGAAGCAAGAAGATGTTATCACTGTGGTAAAAGTAATCTAGACTAAAAGATATAGTCATATAATAAAAAGGGAGAGGTAAAATGATATCATTTTACCTCTCCCTTTTTTATTTAAGATCAATAACTATTTCGTTGAATAAATTGACTTGTAACTTTAGCGACATGCTCTAAATGATTAGGCAATGTTTCTTCTGTATAAGGGTGTCTAGAACCAAATACATGATCTGCCTCGTCTACTACATCCAAAAGAGAATTAGATATCCATTGATGTAGTAATTGAGCTTCTTTTAACGGTACTGCAGGATCATTAGTCCCCTGTACTATTAAAGTAGGTTTCTTTAAATTTTGAGCAGCTTTCTGTACGTTTAAGACTGTTTCATTTTGTTCATAATCTTCCCAAAAAGTAAAGTAGTGTGGCATTTGCTGTTTTGTTCTACCGTTTTCACTATAAAAGACTCCTTTTGCTTTCCATTCTTCAAATCGATCTCCTTTAGGAAATCTCTTTCTGTAATCTGATACTCCTGCCCAGGTAATAACCCCTTTTACATCTGGATTATAATAACCTTGCAGAATAACAGTTCCTCCTCCTCTACTATGTCCTATTAGATAAATATTCTCTTTATCTACTTCCGGCTTTGTTTTATAATATTCTATCACACTTGTCAGATCGCGTTGTTCTTGAGAGTAAGTATTGTCCCCAAAAGCTTCTAGATCATCAAATTCAGAAGGCTTATCTATGGTTGTACCATTTAATGAGAAATTAAATTTAACCACATAACATCCTGTCTCTGCAATATAATCCATGGCTTTATTCCATGCCCCCCAATCTTTAAACCCCTTATATCCGTGACAGAAAATTACCAGTGGTAATGAACTACCTAATCTAGGATAGCTACTGTCTGAAAGAAAAGGACGGACAGTTCCTTCTATTAATACTTCTTCTTTTATTAAGTCTTTAGTCATATCTTTTTTTGTTTTTTAACACTCATAATACTAATTTTAAAAAAAGTTTAAAATTTAAAGACTTAAATTCGTCTTTAAACTTAAAAAATATTATTACCTAAAATCTATTATTATGAATGTATTTAAAAAGTTAATTCTTTTACCTAAAACTTTTACAGTTCTAGTTTTAGCCGCTGTGTTATTCTTTTCAAGTAGTACAATAAACGCACAAGATAAAGAGGGTTTGAATATTAAGAGTACTACAATAGAATACCATATCAGCAAGAATACTAAAGATAGTGAATTAGATGAGATTAAAAAAGAAGTTAATAATGAAAAGATAGCGAACCTTACTTTCTCAAATATAAAGAGGAATGCTAAAGGAGAACTTATTTCTCTTAAAACAAGCTTTAAAGATGGAAGAGGATCTTCTCAACAAAAGTCAGAATATAACTCTAATGGAATAGCGGATTTCACAGTTAAAATACATCAAAACGAATCAGGTGAACGTTATTTAGAGTTAGGCAATCGTTCAAATTCAGTATTAAATATTGCCAAAGACCCTCATGCTGGTAGAGCGTTATATTCCGATGAGTTAGATAAAGAATACGAAGAATTCTTTGCGCAAGATTTTATGCAATTAATGAAAGGTATACAAGAGGATATGAAAGCTCAACAAGACCTGTTCCTTAATTTGCTACGTGAACATGAAGAAGCAAATACAAAAGAGAAATCGGATCCTAAAGAGTCAATTAATAAGTAATAATATATCATTAGATATCTTACTAAGTAGCACTAATCCCTATGCGAATCATTGCATAGGGATTAGTGCTACTTATTTTTTTACTATATATTTAGTAACTATACCAGTATTAGTAATAAGCTTAAGTATATATGTTCCTCTATTAATAAAATCAAAAGATATTGATGACTCCTTGAGTTTAAGAAAAGATTTGATTAATCTACCATTTAGATCATAGACATAAGCATCATAAAGCGTTATCTTCTCAGAATCATAATTGAGATAAAGGTTCTTCTCTACAGGATTAGGCCATACAACAATATCAATACTCTCTATATTTTGATTTACTATTTCTTGACGATTCAGAGTTTCATAAGTGTCTGATTTAACCTCGTTGATAGATATCGGATTTTTAGAAGATATAATTAAAGAATACTCTTGAACCCCTCTTGGCATAAGGTAATTCTTATTACTAATCATGACAGTACTTTCTCCTTTAGGAAGTTTCTTTCTAGTGATACGCTCTACATTATCCACATCATTATCTTTTTCTACAGCCACAGGGTTACTCATATCTTTCTTTAATGCCCAAGGGTAGTATTCTTTCTCTGCTGTCTTAATTCTCAAATCTAAATCATTAACTAATACAGATTTATAACTAGCACTAGACAGATGACTATAATCAAAAGGGAACGCCTCATCTGTCCATACTAGCGTAGCTTCGATTTCATTATCAGTATAATCATTATTAATAATATATTTCTTCCCCTTTTTTGTCTCTAATTTATGTTCTATAAAAAAGCTCTTTTGCTTAGTAGTGTTTTCTAATAAGGTTATAGCCTTATCTATATCCACTGCTCCCCATCCATAAATAGGATTTGGGCCTTCGCCTAAATATTTTGTTTTACCTGTTTTCTTATCATACACATTGGTTAAGGAGTAAGCTGTATGGATAAGAATTGCTTTTATAGAGGCAGATTTTAGAGGGGCTTTAAAAGTCTCTTTACTCCATTCCTGCAGTAGTGCAACTAATGAAGTGACCACTGGTGAGGCCATAGAGGTTCCTGATAAATAATTGTATCTATTGGTTCTTATAATATGATTATCTGTTTTAGAATAATCATTTATAGTAGAGTATAGACCTTCTCCTTTTGCTACCAAATCAGGTTTTATTCTAAAATCT
It encodes the following:
- a CDS encoding COX15/CtaA family protein produces the protein MRNYFLPLAKVSLVLVYLVIFAGAAVRMTGSGMGCPDWPKCFGYYIPPTEEQTITWEPNREYEKGQMIIHDQSLWRAKETFTTTDTYNESHWDKYTRHDYAEFNAKHTWTEYVNRLCGALAGLACLAMAIASFSFWRDRKGLVLASWLVVFLMGFQAWLGATVVYSVLNPIKITVHMVMALVIVAIIIGIIKSAKKETEIKKYNGTFRSLLVVSLIFTLVQVVLGTQVREFIDEQVQAGIGNEYLWLNNPTVEFYIHRSFSFIVMFLNMYLFYINRRSNLGFDKMKWVMVLLILEIFTGIMMYYVHFPFGTQAAHLVLASILFGVQFQLILEARRCYHCGKSNLD
- a CDS encoding alpha/beta hydrolase family protein: MTKDLIKEEVLIEGTVRPFLSDSSYPRLGSSLPLVIFCHGYKGFKDWGAWNKAMDYIAETGCYVVKFNFSLNGTTIDKPSEFDDLEAFGDNTYSQEQRDLTSVIEYYKTKPEVDKENIYLIGHSRGGGTVILQGYYNPDVKGVITWAGVSDYRKRFPKGDRFEEWKAKGVFYSENGRTKQQMPHYFTFWEDYEQNETVLNVQKAAQNLKKPTLIVQGTNDPAVPLKEAQLLHQWISNSLLDVVDEADHVFGSRHPYTEETLPNHLEHVAKVTSQFIQRNSY
- a CDS encoding S8 family serine peptidase; this translates as MKKLITLSLLCFYSISFAQNDSITKDIIIARSMFTERELLADLKYQHILRQERITKLINEKQIAYSYFSKEGDYNELVDVYPDQTPIYYQTFNARAGQLANIASVQKGGKHNLNLTGKNVIIGVFDATPVFKKHDEFRDRHYKIYIQSDVVPDDAPLKERRIFQLAQEHSTHVTGTIFSKGIESEAKGLAPNVSLYSYNWRSDDVNMVELAKYGALTSNHSYGTVAVGISGQLVVDPRLIGVYDWKAEGFDRVTSFYKSYLPVIAAGNNHLYASVLNPNGSEYNNLIGIAMAKNALLVGSLEQLGDDNVLNNVNIAASSSYGPTKDFRIKPDLVAKGEGLYSTINDYSKTDNHIIRTNRYNYLSGTSMASPVVTSLVALLQEWSKETFKAPLKSASIKAILIHTAYSLTNVYDKKTGKTKYLGEGPNPIYGWGAVDIDKAITLLENTTKQKSFFIEHKLETKKGKKYIINNDYTDNEIEATLVWTDEAFPFDYSHLSSASYKSVLVNDLDLRIKTAEKEYYPWALKKDMSNPVAVEKDNDVDNVERITRKKLPKGESTVMISNKNYLMPRGVQEYSLIISSKNPISINEVKSDTYETLNRQEIVNQNIESIDIVVWPNPVEKNLYLNYDSEKITLYDAYVYDLNGRLIKSFLKLKESSISFDFINRGTYILKLITNTGIVTKYIVKK